GGCCGAGAACGCGTCGGGATCGAGTTTTTCCAGATCCGCCTCCTCCTCGATGGGATGCGAGAGCATGGCGGGGCGGAACGGCGCCGGGTTGACCGATTCCGGCGGGCCGGACCGGCCCTCGACCCAGGCGAACAGCTCGGGGTACGGCGCCGCGAGCCCGTGCCAGACCTCCTCCACCGCGTCGGCCTCGTGCCCGCCGAGGCTCGCCACCGCGGTCTTGGCGAGGCGCGCCGACACCCCGACCCGCAGCTCGCCGGTGATGAGCTTGAGGAGCGCCCAGCGCCCGGTCTCGTCGAGGGCGTCGAGCCAGCCGGCGAGGCGCGCCGGCAGCTCGCCCTTGCCGATCGTGCCCAACGCCTCGACCACCTCGGACAGGGTCGGCACCGGCGGGTTGTTGTGGCCGGGGCCCGGCTCGTCGCCGCGGCCGGGCCAGATGAGGGCGGTGGCCTCGGCGAGGTCGCCGACGTAGTTGTGCGACATCCGGAACAGCACCGGATCGACCCGCTCCTCGACGAGGCCGCGGATCAGGCCGGGCTTGGCCTCGCGGAAGCTTAAAGAGCCGGTCATGGCGGCCAGCGCGTAGCCGCGGTCGGGATCCGGGGTATGGCGAAAGAAGTCCTGGAGCAGGCGCAGCTTGGCGTTGCGGCGCGGCTCGTAGGCGAGGCGGTCGAGGAGGTGGGCGAAGTCGTTCACGCGGCGCTCTCCGCAGCCTTGCCGTCGGCGGCCTCGCTGCCTGATCCCGGGGGCTCCGGCTCGGCCTCGCCCTCGTCGCCGTAGCCCAGCATGTGCAGGGGCTTGGCGCGGATCCCTTGCGTCCCGCACCAATGCACCAGGGCGTCCTCCTGGCCGTGGGTGACCCAGACCTCGCTGGCGCCGGTCTCCTGGATGGTGCGGCAGAGGTCGTCCCAGTCCGAGTGGTCGGAGATGACGAGGGGCAGCTCGACGCCCTTCTGGCGTGCGCGGGCCCGCACCCGCATCCAGCCCGAGGCGAAGCCGGTGACCGGATCGGGAAACTTGCGCGACCACAGGTCCTGGATCGCGGAAGGAGGGCAGATCACGATCCTGCCCCCGAGCTTCGGTCGCTCCGCCGCCACGACCTTGATGGTCTCGCCGAGGGGAATGCCCTCGCGGCGGTAGAGATCGGTCAGCTTCTCCATCGCGCCGTGCAGGTAGATCGGCTCGGAAAAGCCCTCCTCGCGCAGGAGCGCCATCACCCGTTGCGCCTTGCCGAGCGCGTAGGCGCCGACGATGTGGGTGCGCTCGGGGAAGAGCCGGACCGAGTCGAGCAGCTTGCGCACCTCGTCCCGGGCGACCGGATGGCGGAAGACCGGCAGGCCGAAGGTCGCCTCGGTGATGAACACGTCGCAGGGCACGACCTCGAAGGGAAGGCAGGTCGGGTCGCGCGCCCGCTTGTAGTCGCCCGAATTGACGATCCGGCAGCCGCCCCGCTCGATCGCGATCTGGGCCGAGCCGAGGACATGGCCAGCGGGGTGGAAGCGCACCGTGACGTCGTTGAGCCGGATCGCCTCGCCGAGCCGCGCCTCCTGGCGGGTCCCGCAAAAGTCCTCGCCGTAGCGCACCGCCATGATGCGCAGGGTCTCGGGCGTCGCCAGCACCGCGCCATGGCCCGCCCGGGCGTGGTCGGCATGGCCGTGGGTGATAAGCGCGCGCGGTACCGGGCGGACCGGATCGACGTGAAAGTCCCCCGGCGGGCAGTAGAGGCCTTCGCGGGTCAGGGTGAGCAGGTCGGTGGGGCGCGGCGCCATTGCGTCTCGTCGGCGGACGAAGCCTCTCGACGGAGGCGGAGGGGGGTATATAGGCGGCCCGATCCGTCCGTCCCGTCCCCGGAACTCCCCGATGCCCGCCCCCGCCCGCTCCTCCGGCGACCTCCTCGCCGACCGCCGCTACGCCTGGGCCGAGGCCGTCCTGGCCGACGGCGACGCGGGCGCCGCCGCCGACCTCGCCGCCCAGGTGCTGGAGCGCGCCCCCGGCTACGCCCCGGCCTGGCTGCTGCTCGGCCGCGCCCGCGCCGCCGACCCGGCCCTGCGGGCAGACGCCCCGGAGGCGTTCCGGGCCGCGCTCGCCCTCGATCCGGAGGATTCCTTGGGCGCCCGCCTGCACCTGGTGGAGCTCGGCTTGGAGGAGTTCGACTGGGACGAACTCGACTTGGGCGAATTCGATTTGGCGGCCGAGGAGGCGATCTCGCCGGCCTATGTCCGGGCTTTGTTCGACGGCTATGCCGGCCGCTTCGAGCGCCACCTGGTGGAGGGCCTGGGGTATCGCGGCCCGGCGCTGATCCGTGAGGCGCTGGAGCGGCTGCGCGGGCCGGACGCCTCCTTTCCGCGCGTGCTCGACCTCGGCTGCGGCACCGGCCTGATGGCCCGGGCCCTCGACGGGATCGCCGGCACGCTCGCCGGCATCGACCTCTCGCCCGGCATGCTGGCCGAGGCGCGCCGCACCGGCCTCTACGCCCGCCTGCACGAGGGGGACCTCCGGGATTTTTTGCGAGCCGAGCCGCCGTCGAGCGCCGACCTCGCGGTGGCGGCGGACGTGTTCATCTACCTGCGCGAGATCGGCCCGGTGCTGCGGGAGACCACCCGGGTGCTGGCCCCCGGCGGCCTGTTCGCCTTCACGGTACAGGGCCATGCCGGCGCGCGCGGCACGGTGCTCGGGGCGGATGGCCGCTACGCCCACGGGGTCGAGAGCCTGCAGGAGGATGCGGCGGCGGCGGGCTTGAGGGTCGCGCTGCTGGAGCCGGCGGAGATCAGGCGGCAGAACGGAGCAGGCG
This is a stretch of genomic DNA from Methylobacterium sp. 17Sr1-1. It encodes these proteins:
- a CDS encoding ligase-associated DNA damage response exonuclease yields the protein MAPRPTDLLTLTREGLYCPPGDFHVDPVRPVPRALITHGHADHARAGHGAVLATPETLRIMAVRYGEDFCGTRQEARLGEAIRLNDVTVRFHPAGHVLGSAQIAIERGGCRIVNSGDYKRARDPTCLPFEVVPCDVFITEATFGLPVFRHPVARDEVRKLLDSVRLFPERTHIVGAYALGKAQRVMALLREEGFSEPIYLHGAMEKLTDLYRREGIPLGETIKVVAAERPKLGGRIVICPPSAIQDLWSRKFPDPVTGFASGWMRVRARARQKGVELPLVISDHSDWDDLCRTIQETGASEVWVTHGQEDALVHWCGTQGIRAKPLHMLGYGDEGEAEPEPPGSGSEAADGKAAESAA
- a CDS encoding methyltransferase domain-containing protein, whose amino-acid sequence is MPAPARSSGDLLADRRYAWAEAVLADGDAGAAADLAAQVLERAPGYAPAWLLLGRARAADPALRADAPEAFRAALALDPEDSLGARLHLVELGLEEFDWDELDLGEFDLAAEEAISPAYVRALFDGYAGRFERHLVEGLGYRGPALIREALERLRGPDASFPRVLDLGCGTGLMARALDGIAGTLAGIDLSPGMLAEARRTGLYARLHEGDLRDFLRAEPPSSADLAVAADVFIYLREIGPVLRETTRVLAPGGLFAFTVQGHAGARGTVLGADGRYAHGVESLQEDAAAAGLRVALLEPAEIRRQNGAGVPGWLAVLAR